In Panthera uncia isolate 11264 unplaced genomic scaffold, Puncia_PCG_1.0 HiC_scaffold_1507, whole genome shotgun sequence, one DNA window encodes the following:
- the LOC125917124 gene encoding phosducin-like protein 3 yields MQDPNADTEWNDILRKKGILPSKESLKDLEKEAEEEEQRVLQQSVVKTYEDMTLEELEENEDEFNEEDERAIEMYRQQRLAEWKATQLKNKYGEVLEISGKDYVQEVTKAGEGLWVILHLYKQGIPLCALINQHFSGLARKFPDVKFIKAISTTCIPNYPDRNLPTIFVYLEGDIKAQFIGPLVFGGMNLTIDELEWKLSESGAIKTDLEENPKKPIEDTLLSSVRCSIPTRRNSDSEDD; encoded by the exons ATGCAG GACCCCAATGCAGACACTGAGTGGAATGACATCTTACGCAAAAAGGGCATCTTGCCCTCAAAGGAAAGTTTGAAAGACctggaaaaggaggcagaagaggaggaacAGCGAGTCCTTCAGCAGTCAGTTG tgaaaacatatgaagaTATGACTTTGGAAGagctggaagaaaatgaagacgAGTTTAATGAGGAAGATGAACGTGCTATTGAAATGTACAG GCAGCAAAGACTGGCTGAGTGGAAAGCAACTCAACTAAAGAATAAATATGGAGAAGTTTTGGAGATCTCAGGAAAGGATTATGTTCAAGAAGTTACTAAAGCCGGTGAGGGCTTGTGGGTAATCTTGCACCTTTACAAACAAGG GATTCCCCTCTGTGCCCTCATAAATCAGCACTTCAGTGGACTTGCCAGGAAGTTTCCTGATGTCAAATTTATCAAAGCCATTTCAACAACCTGCATACCTAATTATCCTGATAGGAATCTGCCTACAATATTTGTTTACCTTGAAGGAGATATCAAGGCTCAATTTATTGGACCTCTGGTGTTTGGTGGCATGAACCTGACAATAGATG AGTTGGAGTGGAAACTGTCAGAATCTGGAGCAATCAAGACAGATCTGGAGGAAAACCCTAAGAAACCAATTGAAGACACTTTGCTATCCTCGGTGCGGTGCTCTATCCCCACAAGAAGGAACAGTGATTCTGAGGATGACTAA